A genomic stretch from Octopus bimaculoides isolate UCB-OBI-ISO-001 chromosome 15, ASM119413v2, whole genome shotgun sequence includes:
- the LOC106873414 gene encoding uncharacterized protein K02A2.6-like, whose amino-acid sequence MFTVKHKTLATYHPRSNGQAERFVDTFKRALRKANKKATDKVTLQQFLRVFRVTLNPNSPAGNSPTELMCTRKVKSVFDKLLPGKERKSTRKDNLKFFKIGDEVYMRSYKNGKQYYKEGEITKYRGKMMHGIKSRKGTEKRYRNQLKKRFIENGPDRLEEPMEWLYDTFQVLIPFQVFEPTRTSGIKR is encoded by the coding sequence ATGTTCACGGTAAAACATAAAACGTTAGCGACTTACCACCCCAGATCAAATGGACAGGCAGAACGTTTTGTGGATACTTTTAAAAGAGCTTTgagaaaagcaaacaagaaaGCCACAGACAAAGTCACTCTGCAGCAATTCCTAAGGGTATTCAGGGTGACACTGAACCCCAATTCACCTGCAGGAAACTCACCAACAGAACTGATGTGCACGAGGAAGGTGAAATCAGTTTTTGATAAACTGTTACctggcaaagaaagaaaaagtaccaggaaAGACAatctaaaatttttcaaaattggtgatgAGGTATACATGAGGTCGTATAAAAACGGAAAACAGTACTACAAAGAAGGGGAAATTACAAAGTACAGAGGAAAAATGATGCACGGAATTAAAAGCAGGAAAGGTACTGAAAAAAGATACAGAAACCAATTGAAGAAGAGATTCATAGAAAATGGACCAGACAGATTAGAAGAACCTATGGAATGGTTGTATGATACATTCCAGGTACTAATACCGTTTCAGGTGTTTGAACCCACGCGTACAAGTGGAATAAAAAGGTAG